In the Candidatus Zixiibacteriota bacterium genome, GACGCTGCGGATGGCGGAAGCGTTCGATCGCTGGTCGGCCAAGCGGCACGTGTTTATCGACGCGCGCGAGCCGGAGGAGTACAAAGAGGGACACATTGCCGGGGCGATCAGTTTCCCGTATGACTACTTCGAGGATTACAAGGACAAGATTCTGGCGGAGTTGCCGAAGGACACGTTGATCGTGACCTACTGCTCAGGATCGGAATGCGAGTCGTCATTGTTCCTGGCGCGGCTGTTAGCGCAGGAATACGGTTACAAGAACGTCGAGATCTTTTTCGGCGGATGGACGCAGTGGAGCAAGCATCAACTGCCGGTCGAGGTGAGCCATGAAGAAACTGCTAACTAATCCATATTTCCTGTTTCTGCTTCGGCTGGTAATCGGCGGGACGTTTATCTATGCGGCGCTGGACAAGGTCGTTCATCCCGACCAGTTTGCGCGGATCATTTACAATTATCACATGCTGCCGGGGCAGATGATCAACGTGTTTGCGCTGTTATTGCCGTGGGTGGAATTGGTTGCGGGAGTGCTGATGGTGATCGGCTACTGGGAGAAGG is a window encoding:
- a CDS encoding rhodanese-like domain-containing protein, coding for MIKKIIIIVVLAAILGGVNNLVNPNKVAWIGNWPTSLSDADSTWTSPSYEPGDPPTLRMAEAFDRWSAKRHVFIDAREPEEYKEGHIAGAISFPYDYFEDYKDKILAELPKDTLIVTYCSGSECESSLFLARLLAQEYGYKNVEIFFGGWTQWSKHQLPVEVSHEETAN
- a CDS encoding DoxX family membrane protein, with translation MKKLLTNPYFLFLLRLVIGGTFIYAALDKVVHPDQFARIIYNYHMLPGQMINVFALLLPWVELVAGVLMVIGYWEKAATVVIGGLLAVFIVALANALVKGVNIECGCFSTTSRAKGPVQSLIVRDILMLIGCGLILWARKSWLSIDGRKVA